The Bradyrhizobium sp. WBAH42 genome includes a window with the following:
- a CDS encoding TetR/AcrR family transcriptional regulator, which translates to MARQATGAAKREAVAEIVRDDKFNARRIELAEAALETLGELGFARTSLREIAQNSAFTHGVFHYYFSDKLDLICCCVRHYKAKCVTRYDEVVATATSRDELTEGFLAKLAATLQNEARMHRLWYDLRSQAMFEAAFRKDVLEIDKSLEAMIWRIASRYAEFGGKRPASSPGALYALFDGLFQSALLKHLAGDKTAVPELLDEVRRLLPTVC; encoded by the coding sequence ATGGCGCGGCAAGCGACAGGGGCGGCGAAGCGAGAGGCCGTGGCGGAGATCGTGCGGGACGACAAGTTCAACGCGCGGCGCATCGAGCTCGCCGAGGCCGCGCTCGAGACGCTTGGAGAGCTTGGCTTCGCCCGGACCAGCCTGCGCGAGATCGCGCAGAACTCGGCGTTCACGCACGGCGTGTTTCACTATTATTTCAGCGACAAGCTCGACCTGATCTGCTGCTGCGTTCGCCACTACAAGGCGAAGTGCGTGACGCGCTATGACGAGGTCGTCGCGACCGCAACGAGCCGCGACGAATTGACGGAGGGCTTCCTCGCCAAGCTCGCAGCAACGCTGCAGAACGAAGCCCGCATGCACCGGCTTTGGTACGATTTGCGCTCGCAGGCGATGTTCGAGGCGGCGTTTCGCAAGGATGTGCTCGAGATCGACAAGAGCCTGGAAGCGATGATCTGGCGCATTGCCTCTCGGTATGCCGAGTTCGGCGGCAAGCGGCCGGCGTCGTCGCCAGGCGCGCTCTATGCGCTGTTTGACGGTCTATTCCAGAGTGCGCTGCTCAAGCACCTCGCGGGTGACAAGACGGCGGTTCCCGAACTGCTCGACGAAGTCCGGCGCCTGCTGCCGACGGTCTGCTGA
- a CDS encoding GNAT family N-acetyltransferase, translating into MPPKVERLPKQQLWFPAGRYFLRTIKRDDASQRWADWLSDPWTVHVLNTSPRAMTKADIADYIKSFDQRERLLLGIFERGSRIHVGFIRLDVNAAASEALVSAVIGEKEHRNGGATVNTFIPLLRFVFDDLKLSRIRAFVLDRNQTTIQYLSKLGWTLEPEPDNPVRSHTDGSLLVLRRMTWDRPGFQAWLKSPIGQRIVNRMEAARG; encoded by the coding sequence ATGCCGCCGAAAGTCGAACGTCTGCCCAAGCAGCAATTGTGGTTTCCGGCCGGGCGCTATTTCCTGCGCACCATCAAGCGCGATGACGCCTCGCAGCGCTGGGCGGACTGGTTGTCCGACCCCTGGACGGTGCATGTGCTCAACACGTCACCGCGCGCGATGACCAAGGCCGACATCGCCGACTACATCAAATCCTTCGATCAGCGCGAACGGCTGCTGCTCGGGATATTCGAGCGCGGCAGCCGCATCCATGTCGGCTTCATTCGCCTCGACGTCAACGCAGCGGCGAGCGAGGCGCTCGTCAGCGCCGTCATCGGCGAGAAGGAGCACCGTAACGGCGGAGCAACGGTGAACACCTTCATTCCGCTGCTCAGATTCGTGTTCGACGATCTCAAGTTGAGCCGCATCCGCGCGTTCGTGCTGGATCGCAACCAGACGACCATTCAATATCTGTCGAAGCTCGGATGGACGCTCGAGCCAGAACCCGACAATCCCGTGCGATCGCACACGGATGGATCGCTTCTGGTGCTGCGTCGGATGACCTGGGACAGGCCAGGTTTCCAGGCCTGGTTGAAGAGCCCGATCGGGCAGCGGATCGTGAATCGCATGGAAGCGGCGCGAGGTTAG